CAACATCAAATAATTGAAGGCTTCCTATGCTAATCCCAATACTTTTTAAGACGTCATTAAAAAATTCTGAAACCGTATTTGATAACGCAATAAGAATTATAAGATTAAGAATAAAGAAGTTAAAGAACATATAAAATGTATCTAGCCAGAAATCCTTTCGAAAAATAGCTTGTCGTTTACGCCAAGGAAAAGCGATTTCTAATAGCCAAACTGCAATAGAAATAATGATTAATCCATAGAAAAAGTTATCCCAGTGATTGAGGTCTATTAATTCATATTTTAAATAATTCCAATAATTAGAATATGAATTTTTAAAAATGTCTAAATACTTTTCCATTTAAGACTATTGTCGAAATTACTTAGTAAAAATAACACATTTAAATAGTATTACTATCTTGTAATCCTTAATTAAAGCGATTATAAAATGCGAAAAACAGATAGCCTTTTATCTGAATATGGCGAGAGTCACCAAACAACTTTTAATAAGCGTGTTCATTACATTTGTGTTCCTGCTATTTTTCTAAGTCTAATAGGTTTGTTGGCTTGTATACCAACTGGAGGGTTTTTGGTGGATCAAACACCAACTTGGATTGAACCTTATTTACATTTTGGAACTGTGGTAATTATTTTGGGGCTATTGTATTATTTACGTTTATCGTTCACGCTTTTTATAGGTATGTTATTATTTTCAGCATTGGTTTTGTACATTATACACATTATAGAATATTCTGAGATTGCACCTCTTTGGGCCATTATGGTTGGTATTTTTGTTATAGCATGGATAGTTCAATTTGTTGGTCATAATCATGAAGGTAAAAAACCTTCGTTTTTAAAGGATGTCCAATTTTTGATGATTGGTCCGGCTTGGACTATGAGTCATTTATTTGAGGCAATAGGTGTAAAATTTTAAATAATATAAAATAGTTTAGCAACATCCGCCACCATCGTAATGGTATGTAGATTCGCTAATAAATATATCGTCTCGCCCTAAATCAGCTAATGCTCCTGCTGTTTTATCACAAATAGCGATAGGCTGATTTTTTAAAAGAATATGTCCTTTTTTGTCATCAAAAAAATCGTCGCTACCATAATAAATTGCAGCTTTTCCTGTAAAAATACATGGACCATCTTCTGGCATTGGGTCTTTAATAGCAGCAACTTCAATCGACTCAATATAAATTAACTCATCAGTTGGGTAATTCTTAGGGTCAAGAATACGGTAAGGCTTTCTTGCTCTTATTTCGATTGTCCCAAAACCTGCGTCTGTTAATGCTTTTACATATTCTGCAATAGGCAAACTTCCGCTAAGGCATAATGCTCTTAACCTATCATCATTTCTTAGTGTGTCGTTCATTGGTTGCTCACATGTCGGGTCACTCATTACTAAACGTCCATGAGGCTTTAAAACACGATACATTTCATCAATGGCGCGTTTTAAATCTTCAGCTTTAAAAATATTAAATAGACAATTTTGTGCTGCTACATCAATAGAGTTGTCTTCAACTGGTAAGTTTAGTGCATCTCCTTTTTTAAGATCTACAAATTCACTTTTAAACCAATCGTTTTGAGCCTCGGCTTCAATAAAATTTTTACGAGACGCTTCTAGCATTTCGTCTACGACATCAACACCTATTACGCCTCCTTTTTGGCGATTAAAATATGAGAACTGTAACAATTCCATGCCGCCACCAACACCAACATAAAGCATTTTAGGGTCGTTGGTCAAATCACGAGCATTTACAGTACTTCCGCATCCGTAATTCATCTCCTGCATGATTCTTGGTATCTTTAATCCTGGTAATTCCCAAATAGGGTTTGTTGTACAGCATAGGCCTACATCTGGTGTTAATGCTGCTTCTTTATATAAATCGTTTGTTGCTTCTAAGTAGCTCATAAATCTCTTTCTTATAACGTTTTTATTAATTCTTTAAATAAGGTAATCATATTTGGTTCTGCTTTGCCAGCCATTGCAATAATTTCGGCAATATCTACAGGTTTTAAATTATCTGGGTCACATTCGTCGGTTAAAACAGAAACGGCAGCAACTTTTAAATTTAGATGATTTGCAACAATAACTTCGGGTACTGTACTCATACCAACTGCGTCCGAGCCAATAATTTTTAACATTCGATATTCTGCACGTGTTTCTAACTGTGGGCCAACCACAGATGCATAAACACCTTTGTGTAATTTAATACCATTTGTTTTTGCAATTGCTTCAATTTTTGAATTGATTTCTAAATCGTAAGGCGCACTCATATCAGTAAAACGCTCACCTAGTTTTTCTACACCTTTAAATGCTAGTGGCGAACTGCCTTGCAAGTTAATATGGTCGTCGATAAGCATGATTTCACCTTTTTTGAAATCTAGATTTACTGCACCTGCTGCATTTGAAACTAAAAGTGTTTTGATACCTAGTTTTTCCATAATACGAACCGGAAAAGCTACATCTTGTAATGTATAACCTTCATATACATGAAAGCGGCCTTGCATAACCACTACTTTTTTATCAGCTAAAATTCCATAAATCAGTTTGCCTTTATGAAACTCAACCGTTGCTGTTGGGAAATTTGGGATATGATTATAACTAGCTTCTGCAATAACTTCTATTTCATTAATAAGCTGTCCTAAACCTGTACCAAGTATAATCCCGACTTCGGGTTTGTCAAAGCCTTTGCTTTTAAGGTATTCTGTACTTTCTGTTATATATTTTGTCATGATAAAAAAATCGTAGTTATAGCTTCAAATTTATCTATAACTACGATTGTAAGCAATTTTAAAAGTATAATTATTCTATAATTAATCGTTTTGTTGTTTGCTTGCCTTCAGCTTCAATTCTTACGAGATAAATTCCAGTTTTAAGATTATTTAAATCAATGTCAGAATTTAAAGACTGAACTGTTTTATAAACCTGTTTACCTAGCATGTTATAAACTGAGATTTGAGCGTCTTCATTTGTCGATGATTGTAGTGTTACATTTCCTTTTGAAGGATTTGGATATAGAGCTAGACTATTCAAAGTATTTTCGTTAATACTTAGACTCGCACAATCAGCTCCAGTATTTGCGCCAAGGGCAACATGTCCCCAACGTTCATTTATAGCAATACACTGTATAACAATAAAATCAAAGTCGGCTAATGTAGTTGATGGTGGTATAGAAAAAGTCATCATACCCGTTATAGGTGCTGTTCCAGGTCCACCAAAACCACCAGCATCGTTTTCTAATTGACCAGATATCTGAATAGCATCAGAACCAGGCGTCGCAATGTCATCAGTTTTAGAGATGTAAACTCTTAAATCTGCGCCTTGTACTGTAGCAAAATTGCTTTCGAAAATAACGTCTTTATCACCTGAAGTCGTAAATGTAATATTAGCATCTCCACTGATACTATACATTGGATCACTCTGAACAAAACTGCCGCTTCGTGAGCATTGAGCTTGTGTAAATTGAAAAGAAGCCATAAAAGTTACGGCTAAAAAAAGTAGTTGTTTTTTCATGAGAAAGTTGATTTAGTTTTTAAACAAATAGTTAAACTCTTTATAGGGTTTTAAGTCCTCTAAATAGTCTATGTCGTTTAAAGTTTCTAAAACATACAGAGATTGCTCAAAAAAATCTTTTTTTGTTTTTTTTAAAACTGTCTCTGTACCCCAATTCTTATTTTTAAAGACGTTTTTATTCAGATTTTTCATACCTAAAAGGTAGTAGCCACCATCTTCTGCTGGACCAATGACAGCGTCATTTTCTTTTAGTTTTTTGTAGGCGTTTTGTATAATTTCTTCTTTTAAGTCTAGTAAGTCACTGCCAATAATAATTACTTTTTTAAAACCTTCAGAAAATAAAGTTTGAAAAGCATTCTCCATGCGTTCGCCAAGGTCATCTCCATATTGTAATTTTTTATTGAAAAAAGCATTGTCCCAAATATCGTTTTGCTGAATATTTTCAGAGTAAAATACAAATCGCTCTGCATCTACTTTTTTGGAAACATTTGCAGTATGCTGTAGTAGATGTTTGTAGATTTTTAAAGCTTCTACATCACCAACTGATTTTGCTAATCTAGTTTTGCATTTACCAAGTTCTGGGTTTCGTGTAAAAATAATCAAGGCACAATCAGTCATCCTTTTTAGTTTTTGGGATAAACCTTAATTCCTTTTTTTACCCATTTACTCCATTCTTCAGAAAAAGCATGAATACTATCGGTTATTTTTTCTCTATCGTTATAGACTTTAAAGTTGTTGTTTTTCCATTCAAAAATTCCGCCATAAAGATTTCTAACGTTTGTGTAGCCTTCTTTTTTAAGTTTTTCAGCAATATCTTCAGATCTAATACCTAATGAGCAATAAACCACGATTTCTTTGTTTTTATCGGTTATAGTATCCGTTACTTTTTTTATATCAAAATTATCATAACCGATACAAATAGCATTCTTTAGATGACTAACAACATATTCGTTAGTTTCTCTAGCGTCTAACAGAATGGCTTGAGTTTTTGGCATTGCCAACTCCTGTACAGAAATATATGGAATGGTTTGCTGATTATTTTCCTTCAATAATTTGTTTAAATCGTCTTGGGTAAAACCTAAAGTTGAAATAAAAATGAATATGTAAAACAAGTTCTGTTTCATATACGTAAAATTATGCAACAACGCCTTGACAGCTACTTCCTGCTCCTGCTGTACAACCATAGCAGTGTTGAGAGATTACTATATTTCTGCCTTCAAGTAGTTCTGTTTTATATTCAGATATATGCTTTGCTTTACTATTTACTGGTAATTCTAACATCTGGTTAAAATCACAATCAAATAAGTATCCATCCCAACTAACCGATAATGTGTTTGTGCACATCACATTTTGAACAGCAGCAGGATTATATGCTTCGACTAAGGAATACATATAGTCTTCATAATTTTCTGAAGCAATTAAATAATCTAGGAAACGTGCAATTGGTAAATTTGTAATAGCAAAAAGATTATGAAATTGAATACCAAAATCTTCCATCAAGGCTTTCTTGAAGTCTTTTTCCATTGCCATTTGGTCACCAGGTAAAAATGCGCCACTAGGATTATAAACTAAATCGAGTTTTAAGTCACTATCAGGCATTCCGTAACCAACAGCATTTAGTTCTTGCAGCGCTTTTATTGACATGTCAAAAACACCTTCACCACGTTGCTTATCTGTTTTTCCTCTTGTCCAGTGCGGCATGGAACTTACCACATGAATATTATGTTTTTTGAAAAACTCGGGTAAATCGTAATATTTTTTATTGGCTCTAATAATGGTAAGGTTAGAGCGTACAATAAAATCTTTGATACCAATCTTTGAAGCTTCTTCTACAAACCATCTGAAATTTGGATTCATTTCTGGAGCTCCACCTGTTAAATCTAGTGTGTGTGCACCAGTTGTTTTAATCACATCCAAAATCTGTTGCATGGTCTCTTGTGTCATTATTTCCTTCCGGTCAGGACCTGCATCAACGTGACAATGCTCGCAAACTTGATTGCACATATAGCCTACGTTAATCTGTAGAATTTCTAAGGTATTAGCTTTAAGCGGAAACTGATTTGTTTCTGAAATTTTATTCTTAAATGTTGGTAATTCACCATTTGCAAAAATACCATTTGATAAAATCTCTAGTTGTTTATTTGTATTCGCTAAATCACTATGTCTTTTTTGTAGCGATTGCGTTTTTAATTTACCCATCTAACTTATTTACTTTATTCATCATCTGCACACCATGTACTAATGTAGCACCACTTTTTATAGCAGCCCCAACATGTATGGCTTCCATCATTTCTTCTTTGGTTACGCCACGTTGTAGACCGTCTTTGGTATAGGCGTCAATGCAATAAGGGCATTGTTCTGTATGTGCAACAGCTAAAGCTATTAAAGACTTTTCTCGAGCGGTAAGTGCGCCTTCTTCAAATACTTTTCCGTAGTATTCAAAGAATTTATTTCCTAAATCCTCACTCCATTCGGTAATTTTCCCAAATTTTCTTAAGTCTGCTGGGTCATAATATGTTTTAGACATAAATGTATTTAGTTTTATAAAAAACAAGATAGTATTTTAAGACGAAGTAAAAAGCTAAAGCTTACATAAAGAATTAAGAAATTATTGCAAGATATTTTTCTTCAAAAAAACATAGATTCTTTATTCTTTTTGTTGTGCCATTTATGCTGAATTACGGCTCGCATTAATATTGCCAAAGAGTGACCGTGTGACCATACTTGCATAAATTTTTAATTGCTCATCGTCAGGTTTAGCTCCATTTTTTTCTAGCTCTTGAATCTTTTTTAATGCATATTGTTGGATTGTCAATAAAGGTAGAACAATGGATTCTCTAACTGCAATAGAAGCTTTACTTGAAGGTTCTTCTTGCATCAATTCTTTATAGCCAGTTAGTTTTAAAATCAAACGTTTTGAGGTTTCATATTCCTCATTAATGATATTCCAAAAATCACCATATTCCTCATCTTCTGACATGTATCTTGTTAAATCAAAAAATGATTTTGATAAGGACATCATACTATTGCTAATGAGTGTTTTAAAGAATTTAGATGTTTTAAAGAGCGTCTGTACTTTTTCAAATTGTCCTGTGTCTTCATAATGTTTTAAAGCAGTACCAACACCAAAAAAGCCAGGCACATTTTGTTTTAACTGGCTCCAAGAGCCTACAAAAGGAATAGCTCTTAAATCTTCAAAAACTAAGCCTTTGGCTTTACCGCGCTTTGATGGACGACTACCAATATTTGTTTTAGCATAATATTTAAGTGTACTCATATGCTCTAAATATGAAATGAATTTTGG
This DNA window, taken from Winogradskyella sp. PC-19, encodes the following:
- a CDS encoding DUF962 domain-containing protein, whose amino-acid sequence is MRKTDSLLSEYGESHQTTFNKRVHYICVPAIFLSLIGLLACIPTGGFLVDQTPTWIEPYLHFGTVVIILGLLYYLRLSFTLFIGMLLFSALVLYIIHIIEYSEIAPLWAIMVGIFVIAWIVQFVGHNHEGKKPSFLKDVQFLMIGPAWTMSHLFEAIGVKF
- the arsM gene encoding arsenosugar biosynthesis arsenite methyltransferase ArsM, with product MSYLEATNDLYKEAALTPDVGLCCTTNPIWELPGLKIPRIMQEMNYGCGSTVNARDLTNDPKMLYVGVGGGMELLQFSYFNRQKGGVIGVDVVDEMLEASRKNFIEAEAQNDWFKSEFVDLKKGDALNLPVEDNSIDVAAQNCLFNIFKAEDLKRAIDEMYRVLKPHGRLVMSDPTCEQPMNDTLRNDDRLRALCLSGSLPIAEYVKALTDAGFGTIEIRARKPYRILDPKNYPTDELIYIESIEVAAIKDPMPEDGPCIFTGKAAIYYGSDDFFDDKKGHILLKNQPIAICDKTAGALADLGRDDIFISESTYHYDGGGCC
- a CDS encoding purine-nucleoside phosphorylase, whose translation is MTKYITESTEYLKSKGFDKPEVGIILGTGLGQLINEIEVIAEASYNHIPNFPTATVEFHKGKLIYGILADKKVVVMQGRFHVYEGYTLQDVAFPVRIMEKLGIKTLLVSNAAGAVNLDFKKGEIMLIDDHINLQGSSPLAFKGVEKLGERFTDMSAPYDLEINSKIEAIAKTNGIKLHKGVYASVVGPQLETRAEYRMLKIIGSDAVGMSTVPEVIVANHLNLKVAAVSVLTDECDPDNLKPVDIAEIIAMAGKAEPNMITLFKELIKTL
- a CDS encoding T9SS type A sorting domain-containing protein — translated: MKKQLLFLAVTFMASFQFTQAQCSRSGSFVQSDPMYSISGDANITFTTSGDKDVIFESNFATVQGADLRVYISKTDDIATPGSDAIQISGQLENDAGGFGGPGTAPITGMMTFSIPPSTTLADFDFIVIQCIAINERWGHVALGANTGADCASLSINENTLNSLALYPNPSKGNVTLQSSTNEDAQISVYNMLGKQVYKTVQSLNSDIDLNNLKTGIYLVRIEAEGKQTTKRLIIE
- a CDS encoding TIGR04282 family arsenosugar biosynthesis glycosyltransferase, whose translation is MTDCALIIFTRNPELGKCKTRLAKSVGDVEALKIYKHLLQHTANVSKKVDAERFVFYSENIQQNDIWDNAFFNKKLQYGDDLGERMENAFQTLFSEGFKKVIIIGSDLLDLKEEIIQNAYKKLKENDAVIGPAEDGGYYLLGMKNLNKNVFKNKNWGTETVLKKTKKDFFEQSLYVLETLNDIDYLEDLKPYKEFNYLFKN
- a CDS encoding rhodanese-like domain-containing protein, which gives rise to MKQNLFYIFIFISTLGFTQDDLNKLLKENNQQTIPYISVQELAMPKTQAILLDARETNEYVVSHLKNAICIGYDNFDIKKVTDTITDKNKEIVVYCSLGIRSEDIAEKLKKEGYTNVRNLYGGIFEWKNNNFKVYNDREKITDSIHAFSEEWSKWVKKGIKVYPKN
- the arsS gene encoding arsenosugar biosynthesis radical SAM (seleno)protein ArsS (Some members of this family are selenoproteins.), which gives rise to MGKLKTQSLQKRHSDLANTNKQLEILSNGIFANGELPTFKNKISETNQFPLKANTLEILQINVGYMCNQVCEHCHVDAGPDRKEIMTQETMQQILDVIKTTGAHTLDLTGGAPEMNPNFRWFVEEASKIGIKDFIVRSNLTIIRANKKYYDLPEFFKKHNIHVVSSMPHWTRGKTDKQRGEGVFDMSIKALQELNAVGYGMPDSDLKLDLVYNPSGAFLPGDQMAMEKDFKKALMEDFGIQFHNLFAITNLPIARFLDYLIASENYEDYMYSLVEAYNPAAVQNVMCTNTLSVSWDGYLFDCDFNQMLELPVNSKAKHISEYKTELLEGRNIVISQHCYGCTAGAGSSCQGVVA
- a CDS encoding arsenosugar biosynthesis-associated peroxidase-like protein, which codes for MSKTYYDPADLRKFGKITEWSEDLGNKFFEYYGKVFEEGALTAREKSLIALAVAHTEQCPYCIDAYTKDGLQRGVTKEEMMEAIHVGAAIKSGATLVHGVQMMNKVNKLDG